The genomic segment ATGATCGAGCCGGCCTGATTCCATTCGCATCTGACTACTCGAACACAAACAGTTCGAAGATCTTGGGAAAGAAACTTCCCAGGGCGGTTCCGTACGCGCGGAAGGCGCCGATGACTGCGATCCCGATGAAGGTGCTGACCAATCCATACTCGATGGCAGTCGCCCCCGATTCATGACGCGCGAAGCGGACGAGAGACCGGTACAAAGGTCGGGCAGATTTCGGGACGGGCGCGGATGGAGGAAGCAGAGACACGGCGCATCGTCCCGGAGGTGAGGCAATGACCTGATTCTGCCAGCCTGAACTTGCAGCGAGCTTAAGGGAATTGAAGAAAACGGCGGCATTACCCGCCGACACGTCTCATTCGACGGCCACTGCGTTCACGAACGGGGCGACGGGCGATGGATCGCCGAACCTGCGTCCCGCTCCCCTCGCCCGCTCGCCTCGGGGCCGCCTCACCCCGCGAAACGGTCGAGCATCATCCCCGAAAAGCGGCTAACGCCTTCCGGAATGATGCCCTTGGCCGATTCAGGCCTTGCCGGTGTCCTTGCGCAGGGCGTCGATGCGCTTGGAGGCCTCTGCCTTGTCGAGATCGGCTTCGAACGCTTCCGGTGCCTTGGCCTGCTCGGACAGGGTCTTGAGGTAGGAGGCCTGCGCGCCCGTCATCGGCTCGGCGCCGGTCGTCCACTCGTCGGGATCCTTGATCCGGTTCGACTCGTCGGTCGGATCGACTTTCGGATTCTCGGCCGCAGCCTGGTCCTTGGTGGTTTTGCTGGTCGTCTTGCCGGTCATCGGGGCACCCGTTCGTTCATGGATTGTTCCAAAAAACGCGGGGCTCTCCGCTAAGTTCCGGGCACGGCGAGTCGCGCCCGGAACCGGTGATCTTGCAATCCTCAGGCGGCGGCCGCCCGCGGCTGCACCTCGGCGAGATAGTCGTCCATCAGCGTCTTGGTCAGCGCCGCCGGGGTGAAGCGGTAGGGGCCGATCTCGGAGACCGGGGTCACCTCTGCGGCCGATCCGGTGATGAAGCACTCGGAGAAGCCCGTCATCTCCTCGGGGCGGATGCGCCGCTCGATCACCTCGATCCCGCGGCGCTTGGCCAGCTCGATCACGGTCTGGCGGGTGATGCCATTGAGAAAGCGGTCGGCCTGGGGCGTGTGGATCACGCCGTCGGCGATGAAGAACACGTTGGCGCCGGTGCATTCGGCGA from the Methylorubrum extorquens genome contains:
- a CDS encoding Putative PilA2 pilus assembly protein, Flp/Fap pilin component (Evidence 3 : Putative function from multiple computational evidences; PubMedId : 11359562, 9623911; Product type f : factor) — translated: MYRSLVRFARHESGATAIEYGLVSTFIGIAVIGAFRAYGTALGSFFPKIFELFVFE
- a CDS encoding conserved protein of unknown function (Evidence 4 : Unknown function but conserved in other organisms), whose amino-acid sequence is MTGKTTSKTTKDQAAAENPKVDPTDESNRIKDPDEWTTGAEPMTGAQASYLKTLSEQAKAPEAFEADLDKAEASKRIDALRKDTGKA